Proteins encoded within one genomic window of Actinoplanes octamycinicus:
- a CDS encoding winged helix-turn-helix domain-containing protein, translated as MSDTTKPPKSDPAKPPESDPTEPPTSNLTRSPTSKTAETPTSDTTEPPTGGPTGELPELDPVIHAQARLRVVSALSQLREADSIAFPRLQEILRVTAGNLSVHLRKLEDAGYVEVVKTHRGRTPATLVRLTRRGRLAFDDYVIALRALLNHPEES; from the coding sequence ATGAGCGACACCACCAAGCCGCCGAAAAGCGACCCCGCCAAGCCACCGGAAAGCGATCCCACCGAGCCGCCGACGAGCAACCTCACCAGGTCGCCGACGAGCAAGACCGCCGAGACGCCGACGAGCGACACCACGGAGCCGCCGACCGGCGGCCCCACCGGTGAGCTGCCCGAGCTCGACCCGGTCATCCACGCGCAGGCCCGCCTCCGGGTCGTCTCCGCGCTCTCCCAGCTGCGCGAGGCGGACAGCATCGCCTTCCCCCGGCTCCAGGAGATTCTCCGGGTGACCGCCGGAAACCTCTCGGTCCACCTGCGCAAGCTCGAGGACGCCGGCTACGTCGAGGTGGTCAAGACGCACCGCGGTCGCACCCCCGCCACCCTGGTCCGGCTGACCCGCCGCGGCCGCCTCGCCTTCGACGACTACGTCATCGCCCTGCGTGCCCTGCTCAACCACCCGGAGGAGTCATGA
- a CDS encoding transporter, translating into MASIDDESTFDDPAEALRLIDRERANLERELTPDPRWMYWPWGVAWLLGSGLFFLRWGPDERVLVALPDWLPITVMTALMMAAGAITGVMGARSGRAVSGPSSRQGRMFGFSWSAGFAGLVLVFSQVSDVVPESRQGILWGGGLVALVGALYMAGGAIWDDRSTFVLGAWISGINIVGVLAGPGWHALVVAVAGGGGLLIAGLIGWWRRR; encoded by the coding sequence ATGGCATCGATCGACGACGAATCGACTTTCGACGACCCGGCCGAGGCGCTGCGGCTGATCGATCGCGAGCGGGCCAACCTGGAGCGCGAGCTGACCCCGGACCCGCGCTGGATGTACTGGCCGTGGGGGGTCGCCTGGCTGCTCGGCTCGGGGCTGTTCTTCCTGCGCTGGGGTCCGGACGAGCGGGTGCTCGTGGCTCTCCCCGACTGGTTGCCGATCACCGTGATGACGGCGCTGATGATGGCCGCCGGGGCGATCACCGGGGTGATGGGCGCCCGGTCCGGCCGGGCGGTGAGCGGGCCCAGCTCCCGGCAGGGGCGGATGTTCGGGTTCTCCTGGTCGGCCGGGTTCGCCGGGTTGGTGCTGGTGTTCAGTCAGGTCAGCGACGTGGTGCCGGAGTCGCGTCAGGGCATCCTCTGGGGTGGCGGGCTGGTCGCGCTGGTCGGCGCGCTCTACATGGCCGGCGGCGCGATCTGGGACGACCGGAGCACCTTCGTCCTGGGCGCCTGGATCAGCGGGATCAACATCGTCGGCGTGCTGGCCGGCCCCGGGTGGCACGCGCTGGTCGTGGCGGTGGCCGGCGGCGGCGGCCTGCTGATCGCCGGCCTGATCGGCTGGTGGCGCCGCCGATGA
- a CDS encoding ArsR/SmtB family transcription factor, producing MAEQENVRVTDARALRALAHPARIEIVEHLNVTGSTVTATEVAGLVGLSPSATSYHLRELARYGLVEQAPSQGDGRERRWRSTGGSLWIESAPDQPEAVAAERALVDLYVNRDQERLHGWLDRQHDEPAEWRESSALMGQQLLVTAAELAKLNEQVRELMEPYRVRERQASPPESARRVVVQYTAFPIA from the coding sequence ATGGCGGAGCAGGAGAACGTGCGGGTCACCGATGCGCGTGCGTTGCGGGCGCTGGCGCACCCGGCGCGGATCGAGATCGTGGAGCATCTCAACGTCACCGGGTCGACGGTGACCGCGACCGAGGTCGCCGGGCTGGTCGGGCTCTCGCCCAGCGCGACCAGCTACCACCTGCGCGAGCTGGCCCGGTACGGACTGGTCGAGCAGGCGCCGAGCCAGGGGGACGGGCGGGAGCGGCGGTGGCGGAGCACCGGCGGCAGTCTGTGGATCGAGAGCGCCCCCGATCAGCCGGAGGCGGTCGCCGCCGAGCGTGCGCTGGTCGACCTCTACGTGAACCGGGACCAGGAACGCCTGCACGGCTGGCTGGACCGGCAGCACGACGAGCCGGCCGAGTGGCGCGAGTCCAGCGCCCTGATGGGTCAGCAGCTCCTGGTCACCGCCGCCGAGCTGGCGAAACTCAACGAGCAGGTACGGGAGCTGATGGAGCCCTACCGGGTGCGCGAGCGGCAGGCGAGCCCGCCGGAGAGCGCCCGCCGGGTGGTCGTCCAGTACACCGCGTTCCCGATCGCATAG
- a CDS encoding LLM class flavin-dependent oxidoreductase gives MPRIGVMFDRDLSPEDLPTFAAAVEEAGADDLWVVEDLGWAGSISAAALALAATSRIRVGIGIAPAPLRSPALLAMELAMLARVHPGRLVAGLGHGVAEWMRQLGVEPTSKLAMLEETILAVRGLLRGEMVTLDGREVHIDGVRLVHPPAVLPPIVTGVVRPRSLELSGRVADGTIIAEGNGPAEIEAALGHIRRGGAGDEHELIVFAYLHVNDDPADAAKVTGAMVEGQAGWLGVPPSEVFSLIGPVAEVPGKVQSLADAGTGTVVLRPLGPDPIPQVRAALAALGR, from the coding sequence ATGCCCCGCATCGGAGTGATGTTCGACCGCGACCTGTCCCCCGAAGATCTGCCGACCTTCGCCGCCGCCGTGGAGGAGGCCGGCGCCGACGACCTCTGGGTGGTCGAGGACCTCGGCTGGGCCGGCTCGATCAGCGCCGCCGCCCTGGCCCTGGCCGCCACCTCCCGGATCCGGGTCGGCATCGGCATAGCGCCGGCGCCGCTGCGCAGTCCGGCCCTGCTCGCGATGGAGCTGGCCATGCTGGCCCGGGTCCATCCGGGCCGCCTGGTGGCCGGTCTCGGGCACGGCGTCGCCGAGTGGATGCGCCAGCTCGGCGTCGAGCCGACATCGAAGCTGGCGATGCTGGAGGAGACCATCCTGGCGGTGCGCGGGCTGCTGCGCGGCGAGATGGTCACCCTGGACGGGCGCGAGGTGCACATCGACGGGGTGCGCCTGGTGCACCCGCCCGCGGTGCTCCCGCCGATCGTCACCGGGGTGGTCCGGCCGCGCTCGCTGGAGCTCTCCGGCCGGGTCGCGGACGGCACGATCATCGCCGAGGGCAACGGCCCGGCCGAGATCGAGGCGGCGCTGGGCCACATCCGGCGGGGTGGGGCGGGCGACGAGCACGAGCTGATCGTCTTCGCCTATCTGCACGTCAACGACGATCCGGCGGACGCCGCGAAGGTGACCGGCGCGATGGTCGAGGGGCAGGCCGGCTGGCTCGGCGTGCCACCGTCCGAAGTGTTCTCGCTGATCGGCCCGGTCGCCGAGGTGCCCGGCAAGGTGCAGTCGCTGGCCGACGCCGGCACCGGGACGGTCGTCCTGCGCCCGCTCGGCCCGGACCCGATCCCGCAGGTCAGGGCCGCGCTGGCCGCGCTCGGTCGCTGA
- a CDS encoding HelD family protein has product MPASDLDTELTAERTHLTESRAALRRMRGRAEALFSTGDKVAGDAYTAEQLGRHMARRVKELADDPDTPLFFGRLDIEESAYHVGRRHVTDDAGEPMVLDWRAPLSRSFYRASVRDPQGVATRRRFGFVKGELTSFEDEHLDRGEELGTSSRILTAEIERPRVGPMRDIVATIQPEQDELVRAELADSICVQGAPGTGKTAVGLHRAAFLLYLHRERLRRSGVLIVGPNTAFLSYISAVLPTLGEVEVQQSTLEDLVRRSPVKAVDSPAAALVKNDARMARILSDLLWGRISRPTEPIMVSDGSYRWRIDVEPLRRIVDEARREGLPYATGRERVRARVVGLLQRQSEYRTGNSPSESWLRKMSKIPQVTEFLERCWPAVTPESLVGSLLTDPAQAGDLLTAEEQEVIRWAKPPKTVKSAKWTTGDLLLLDEAAGLLERENSFGHVVIDEAQDLSPMAARAIARRSEHGSITLLGDLAQGTAPWAATDWRDVLAHLGKPDAAVVPLTVGFRVPEAVVTLANRLLPALGVNVPEAVSLRRDGALVMVPVADPADLDARTLAEVTAALGHEGSVAVIAADAAVDRLRDHLSAAGIEHATPDDVDAEARVTVVPATVVKGLEYDHVVVHEPADIVAAEPRGLNRLYVVLTRAVTGLSVVHAKSLPEPLNIG; this is encoded by the coding sequence GTGCCCGCTTCCGACCTCGACACCGAACTCACCGCCGAACGCACCCATCTCACCGAGTCCCGGGCGGCGCTGCGCCGGATGCGCGGCCGCGCCGAGGCCCTCTTCTCCACCGGCGACAAGGTGGCCGGCGACGCCTACACCGCCGAGCAACTGGGCCGGCACATGGCCCGCCGGGTCAAGGAGCTCGCCGACGACCCGGACACCCCGCTCTTCTTCGGTCGCCTCGACATCGAGGAGAGCGCCTACCACGTGGGCCGCCGGCACGTCACCGACGACGCCGGCGAGCCGATGGTGCTGGACTGGCGGGCGCCGCTGTCCCGCTCGTTCTACCGGGCCAGCGTCCGCGACCCGCAGGGCGTCGCCACCCGGCGCCGCTTCGGGTTCGTCAAGGGCGAGCTGACCAGCTTCGAGGACGAGCACCTCGATCGGGGTGAGGAGCTGGGCACCAGCAGCCGGATCCTGACCGCGGAGATCGAGCGGCCGCGCGTCGGGCCGATGCGCGACATCGTCGCCACCATCCAGCCGGAGCAGGACGAGCTGGTCCGGGCCGAGCTGGCCGACTCGATCTGCGTGCAGGGCGCGCCCGGCACCGGCAAGACCGCGGTCGGCCTGCACCGCGCGGCCTTCCTGCTCTACCTGCACCGGGAACGGCTGCGCCGGTCCGGGGTGCTGATCGTCGGGCCGAACACGGCGTTCCTGTCCTACATCTCCGCGGTGCTGCCGACCCTCGGCGAGGTCGAGGTCCAGCAGTCCACGTTGGAGGATCTGGTCCGGCGGAGTCCGGTCAAGGCGGTCGACTCGCCCGCTGCCGCGCTGGTCAAGAACGACGCGCGGATGGCCAGGATCCTCAGCGACCTCCTGTGGGGCCGGATCAGCCGGCCGACCGAGCCGATCATGGTGTCGGACGGCTCCTACCGCTGGCGGATCGACGTCGAGCCGCTGCGCCGGATCGTCGACGAGGCCCGCCGCGAGGGCCTGCCCTACGCGACCGGCCGTGAGCGGGTCCGGGCCCGGGTGGTCGGGCTGCTGCAACGCCAGTCGGAGTACCGCACCGGCAACTCACCGAGCGAGTCCTGGCTGCGCAAGATGAGCAAGATCCCGCAGGTCACCGAGTTCCTGGAGCGCTGCTGGCCGGCCGTCACCCCGGAGTCACTGGTCGGCAGCCTGCTCACCGACCCGGCGCAGGCCGGTGACCTGCTCACCGCCGAGGAGCAGGAGGTGATCCGCTGGGCCAAGCCGCCCAAGACGGTCAAGTCGGCCAAGTGGACCACCGGCGACCTGCTGCTGCTCGACGAGGCCGCCGGGCTGCTGGAGCGGGAGAACAGTTTCGGTCACGTGGTCATCGACGAGGCGCAGGACCTGTCGCCCATGGCGGCCCGCGCGATCGCCCGGCGCAGCGAGCACGGCTCGATCACCCTGCTCGGCGACCTGGCCCAGGGCACCGCCCCGTGGGCCGCCACCGACTGGCGGGACGTCCTGGCCCACCTGGGCAAGCCGGACGCCGCGGTGGTGCCGCTGACCGTCGGCTTCCGCGTACCGGAAGCGGTGGTCACCCTGGCCAACCGCCTCCTGCCGGCGCTCGGCGTGAACGTGCCCGAAGCGGTCTCGCTGCGCCGGGACGGCGCGCTCGTGATGGTGCCGGTCGCCGATCCCGCGGACCTGGACGCGCGCACCCTGGCCGAGGTCACCGCGGCGCTCGGGCACGAGGGATCAGTCGCGGTCATCGCCGCGGACGCCGCGGTGGACCGGCTCCGCGACCATCTCTCGGCGGCCGGCATCGAGCACGCGACGCCCGACGACGTCGACGCCGAGGCGCGGGTCACGGTGGTCCCGGCCACGGTCGTCAAGGGCTTGGAGTACGACCACGTCGTCGTCCACGAGCCCGCCGACATCGTCGCCGCCGAGCCACGCGGACTGAACCGCCTCTACGTGGTGCTCACCCGTGCCGTCACCGGCCTCTCGGTTGTGCACGCCAAATCGCTTCCTGAACCGCTTAACATCGGCTGA
- a CDS encoding menaquinone biosynthetic enzyme MqnA/MqnD family protein, whose protein sequence is MSDSVSRPRVGHIQFLNCLPIYWGLMRSGALLDVDLHKDTPDRLSAALVAGDLDIGPITLVEYLKHADQLLLLPDLAVGSDGPVLSVNLVSTRPPAELDKRPVALGSTSRTGVLLAQMLLSERYGVEPTYFRCPPDLSQMLQVADAAALIGDPALRALYEAPALGLQVIDLADAWREWTGLPMVFAVWAVRKEFAATHPGQVKDVHEAFQRSKELSLGELDEVAEAAARWEPFDAPTLANYFRALDFSLGERQIQGVSEFARRAANRGEVPPLPSDGLLFADV, encoded by the coding sequence ATGAGCGACAGCGTCAGTCGGCCCCGGGTCGGGCACATCCAGTTTCTCAACTGCCTACCGATCTACTGGGGGCTGATGCGCTCCGGCGCGCTGCTCGACGTCGATCTGCACAAGGACACGCCCGACCGGCTCAGTGCCGCGCTCGTCGCCGGTGACCTGGACATCGGCCCGATCACCCTGGTGGAGTACCTGAAACACGCCGATCAGCTGCTTCTTCTGCCCGATCTGGCGGTCGGCAGCGACGGTCCGGTGCTCTCGGTCAACCTGGTCTCCACCCGCCCCCCGGCCGAGTTGGACAAACGTCCGGTCGCTCTCGGGTCCACCTCACGGACCGGAGTGCTGCTCGCCCAGATGCTGCTCTCCGAGCGTTACGGCGTCGAGCCCACCTACTTCCGCTGCCCGCCCGACCTGTCGCAGATGCTGCAGGTGGCCGACGCCGCCGCGCTGATCGGCGACCCGGCGCTGCGCGCGCTCTACGAGGCTCCGGCACTCGGCCTGCAGGTGATCGACCTGGCCGACGCCTGGCGGGAGTGGACCGGCCTGCCGATGGTCTTCGCCGTCTGGGCAGTGCGCAAGGAGTTCGCGGCGACCCACCCGGGCCAGGTCAAGGACGTGCACGAGGCGTTCCAGCGGTCCAAGGAGCTGAGCCTGGGCGAGCTGGACGAGGTGGCCGAGGCGGCCGCGCGCTGGGAGCCGTTCGACGCCCCGACCCTGGCGAACTACTTCCGGGCTCTCGACTTCTCGCTGGGCGAGCGGCAGATTCAGGGCGTGTCGGAATTCGCCCGCCGCGCGGCGAATCGGGGCGAAGTGCCGCCGTTGCCGTCGGATGGGCTGCTCTTCGCCGATGTTTGA
- a CDS encoding GNAT family N-acetyltransferase — protein MGELILRAAEPADLPAVLAFWQVAAENDSRPVDTVEAAEALVARDPEALILAVDDGAVVGTVIAGWDGWRCHLYRLAVAPDRRRAGIGGLLIAAAEDRLRALGGTRADAMVLDANERAHGIWAARGYRPQPEWSRWVKPLG, from the coding sequence GTGGGTGAACTGATCTTGCGGGCGGCGGAGCCGGCCGACCTGCCGGCGGTGCTGGCGTTCTGGCAGGTGGCGGCGGAGAACGACAGCCGGCCGGTGGACACCGTCGAGGCGGCCGAGGCACTCGTCGCCCGGGACCCGGAGGCGCTGATCCTGGCGGTCGACGACGGGGCCGTGGTCGGCACCGTGATCGCCGGCTGGGACGGCTGGCGCTGCCACCTCTACCGGCTGGCCGTCGCCCCGGACCGGCGCCGGGCCGGGATCGGCGGCCTGCTGATCGCCGCGGCCGAGGACCGGTTGCGGGCGCTGGGCGGGACCCGGGCGGACGCCATGGTGCTCGACGCCAACGAGCGGGCGCACGGGATCTGGGCGGCGCGCGGCTACCGTCCGCAGCCGGAGTGGTCCCGCTGGGTGAAGCCGCTGGGCTGA
- a CDS encoding MFS transporter, with translation MSFTSASSRWTDVYLVAGGRAISVCGDFLAATTLALVLQQTGHGGLAVSGLLLAAALPPALLAPLTGRLADRADSRTLLVLTGLGQALVCAALAFTSHPLAIIGLVALLAAGLAITQPTIQALLPRMVHRDDLARASGIAQTAGQVGMLAAPALAGFLVGQTGPRVPLLIDAASYLALVVVALLIRTRRRGGGADEAAAPIAFRLRADRSLTVMTVAIAATVAGVGMINVIEVFFIRDTLGASATVYGLVAASWTVGMVLFTPFFGRVPRHRLTIRVVLVLLAGSCAAVLAAATATSAGWLVPLWIFGGACNGGLNVCLAVIVADRVPSEVHGRAFAAVTAVVQGAGLLGYLLAGPLVEQFDARVLVAGAGAAGLLAAFACWPLVRREPRDDPSQGAPTGIRDTVAS, from the coding sequence ATGTCCTTCACATCTGCCTCGTCGCGTTGGACGGACGTGTACCTGGTGGCCGGCGGGCGGGCGATCTCCGTCTGCGGCGACTTCCTCGCGGCCACCACGCTCGCCCTGGTGCTGCAGCAGACCGGGCACGGCGGGCTGGCCGTCTCCGGGCTGCTGCTCGCGGCGGCGCTGCCACCGGCCCTGCTCGCCCCGCTCACCGGGCGGCTGGCGGACCGGGCGGACAGTCGTACGCTGCTGGTCCTGACCGGCCTCGGGCAGGCGCTGGTCTGCGCGGCGCTCGCCTTCACCAGCCACCCGCTCGCGATCATCGGCCTGGTCGCGCTGCTCGCCGCCGGTCTGGCGATCACCCAGCCGACCATCCAGGCGCTGCTGCCCCGCATGGTCCACCGTGACGACCTGGCCCGGGCCAGCGGCATCGCGCAGACCGCCGGGCAGGTCGGCATGCTGGCCGCCCCGGCGCTGGCCGGTTTCCTGGTCGGGCAGACCGGGCCGCGCGTCCCGCTGCTGATCGACGCGGCCAGTTATCTGGCGCTGGTCGTGGTGGCCCTGCTGATCCGCACCCGGCGGCGCGGCGGCGGCGCCGACGAGGCGGCCGCGCCGATCGCCTTCCGGCTGCGCGCCGACCGGTCGCTGACCGTGATGACCGTGGCGATCGCCGCCACGGTCGCCGGGGTCGGCATGATCAACGTGATCGAGGTCTTCTTCATCCGGGACACGCTGGGCGCCTCCGCCACCGTGTACGGGCTGGTCGCCGCCTCCTGGACGGTGGGGATGGTGCTGTTCACCCCGTTCTTCGGGCGGGTGCCGCGGCACCGGCTCACCATCCGGGTGGTGCTGGTGCTGCTGGCCGGCTCCTGCGCCGCCGTGCTCGCCGCCGCCACGGCCACCTCGGCCGGCTGGCTGGTGCCGCTCTGGATCTTCGGTGGCGCCTGCAACGGCGGGCTGAACGTGTGCCTCGCCGTGATCGTCGCCGACCGGGTGCCCAGCGAGGTGCACGGCCGGGCCTTCGCGGCGGTCACCGCGGTGGTGCAGGGGGCCGGGCTGCTCGGTTACCTGCTGGCCGGGCCGCTGGTCGAGCAGTTCGACGCGCGCGTGCTGGTGGCCGGCGCCGGGGCGGCCGGGCTGCTCGCGGCTTTCGCCTGCTGGCCACTGGTGCGACGTGAGCCACGAGACGATCCTTCGCAGGGCGCGCCGACTGGGATCAGGGATACCGTCGCTTCATGA